A region from the Silene latifolia isolate original U9 population chromosome 7, ASM4854445v1, whole genome shotgun sequence genome encodes:
- the LOC141592449 gene encoding cyclic nucleotide-gated ion channel 17-like, with protein sequence MELKKEKLVRFYYGDKEEPKFVLPKTDPVRLEKSGSTYMLSSLYFNNNGGTGLGASGRLSEPFKYGKPKVLPQEKKSWRNKILDPGSEIVLKWNRVFIVACLLALFIDPLYFYLPGIGGDKKTSCVKTDLKLQIVVTLFRTLADLFYFLHIVIKFRTAYVAPSSRVFGRGELVRDPKLIAERYMRNDFLIDLIATLPMPQILIWFIIPASRSPRTDHNNNALALIVLLQYVPRLYLIFPLSSEIVKATGVVTKTAWAGAVYNLLLYMLASHVLGASWYLLSIERYTHCCKFYCKHEKGPQACVPHFLDCNTFNTPDRMLWANTTTVFSNCDPKQSSSFTYGIFEGAVKKNVVSSKFIPKYFYCLWWGLQQLSSYGQNLDTSTFIGETSFAILIAIFGLVLFAHLIGNMQTYLQSITVRLEEWRLKRRDTEEWMRHRQLPEDLRQRVRRFVQYKWLANRGVDEESILTSLPADLRRDIQRHLCLDLVRRVPFFSQMDHQLLDAICERLVSSLCTEGTYIVREGDPVTEMIFIIRGKLESSTTNGGRTGFFNSITLKPGDFCGEELLAWALNPKASINLPSSTRTVRALVEVEAFALTAEDLKFVASQFRRLHSKKLQHTFRLYSHHWRTWAACFIQVARRRFKRRKTAKSLSSLNSFASEGDDEESKEESEPVTPRAKSKLAVTLLASKFAANTRRGAQKIKLQKPEEPDFSAEPDDE encoded by the exons ATGGAGTTGAAGAAGGAGAAGCTAGTGAG GTTTTATTATGGTGATAAAGAGGAACCAAAGTTTGTGTTGCCAAAAACAGACCCAGTAAGATTAGAGAAGTCTGGTTCAACTTATATGCTTTCATCACTGTATTTTAACAACAATGGCGGTACTGGTTTGGGAGCTAGTGGTAGACTTAGTGAGCCTTTTAAGTATGGCAAACCCAAGGTGTTGCCACAAGAAAAGAAGTCATGGAGGAATAAGATTTTGGATCCTGGGAGCGAAATCGTGTTGAAATGGAACAGGGTTTTCATTGTAGCATGCTTGCTGGCTCTTTTTATTGACCCATTGTACTTTTATTTGCCGGGCATTGGAGGAGATAAAAAGACGTCGTGTGTCAAGACGGATTTGAAGTTGCAAATTGTTGTCACGCTCTTTCGGACATTAGCAGATCTCTTTTACTTTTTGCACATTGTCATCAAGTTCAGAACAGCTTATGTTGCTCCGAGTTCCCGGGTTTTTGGAAGGGGTGAACTTGTCAGGGATCCAAAGTTGATTGCAGAACGGTACATGAGGAATGATTTTTTAATTGATCTTATTGCCACATTGCCAATGCCCCAG ATCCTCATTTGGTTCATTATACCGGCGTCAAGGAGTCCAAGAACTGATCATAACAACAATGCACTTGCACTTATTGTTTTACTTCAGTATGTTCCTCGATTATATTTGATCTTCCCTCTGAGTTCTGAAATCGTAAAGGCAACGGGAGTTGTCACAAAGACTGCATGGGCTGGAGCAGTGTATAATTTACTGCTGTATATGTTAGCTAGCCAT GTTTTGGGGGCATCATGGTATTTGCTATCCATTGAGCGGTATACACATTGTTGTAAGTTCTATTGCAAACATGAAAAGGGCCCTCAAGCATGCGTACCTCACTTTTTAGATTGTAATACCTTCAATACACCTGATCGTATGCTTTGGGCAAACACAACTACTGTATTCAGTAACTGTGATCCAAAACAAAGTAGCAGCTTCACATATGGAATTTTCGAGGGTGCAGTGAAAAAAAATGTTGTCTCCTCCAAATTTATCCCCAAGTACTTCTATTGTTTATGGTGGGGCTTACAACAATTGAG CTCTTACGGGCAGAATCTGGATACAAGTACATTCATTGGGGAAACATCATTTGCCATACTCATCGCAATCTTCGGTCTAGTTTTATTTGCACATTTGATTGGGAATATGCAG ACATATCTGCAATCCATAACTGTAAGACTTGAGGAGTGGCGACTTAAGCGAAGAGACACAGAAGAGTGGATGAGGCATCGGCAACTTCCAGAAGATCTTAGGCAGCGTGTCCGACGCTTTGTTCAGTATAAATGGCTTGCAAATCGCGGGGTCGACGAAGAATCCATTTTAACCAGCTTACCTGCTGATCTACGCCGAGATATCCAACGCCACTTGTGCTTGGACCTCGTTCGAAGA GTTCCTTTCTTCTCACAGATGGATCATCAGCTACTGGATGCTATCTGCGAGCGTCTGGTATCCTCATTATGCACAGAAGGCACGTACATTGTTCGGGAGGGTGATCCGGTCACAGAAATGATTTTCATAATCAGGGGTAAGTTAGAGAGTTCCACCACGAATGGAGGCAGAACGGGTTTTTTCAATTCAATCACTCTCAAACCCGGAGACTTCTGTGGTGAGGAGTTACTTGCTTGGGCTTTGAACCCAAAAGCATCTATTAATCTTCCTTCCTCAACCCGAACTGTGAGAGCTCTTGTTGAAGTGGAAGCCTTTGCATTAACAGCGGAAGATTTGAAGTTTGTGGCGAGTCAATTTAGACGACTTCACAGCAAGAAACTCCAACATACATTTCGGTTGTATTCTCACCATTGGAGGACTTGGGCTGCTTGCTTTATACAGGTTGCACGGCGGCGGTTTAAAAGGAGGAAAACAGCTAAGTCCCTGTCGTCACTCAATTCTTTTGCATCGGAAGGAGATGACGAGGAAAGTAAGGAGGAAAGTGAACCGGTAACTCCTCGGGCGAAGTCTAAGCTAGCTGTCACGCTTTTGGCTTCGAAATTTGCAGCTAATACAAGGAGAGGGGCCCAGAAGATAAAATTGCAGAAGCCTGAAGAGCCCGACTTTTCTGCTGAACCCGATGATGAATAA